In the Tenrec ecaudatus isolate mTenEca1 chromosome 16, mTenEca1.hap1, whole genome shotgun sequence genome, one interval contains:
- the MED15 gene encoding mediator of RNA polymerase II transcription subunit 15 isoform X1 — protein sequence MDVSGQETDWRSAAFRQKLVSQIEDAMRKAGVAHNKSSKDMESHVFLKAKTRDEYLSLVARLIIHFRDIHNKKSQASVSDPMNALQNLTGAPTAGATGISMAARGPGQPLGGMGGLGTMGQQPPGTSGIPPHGMAVVSTAAPQTQLQLQQVALQQQQQQFQAQQQQQFQAQQNAMQQQFHAVVQQQQQQLQQQQQQQQHLIKLHHQNQQQLQQQQQQLQRMAQLQLQQQQQQQQQQQQQQQQALQAQPPMQQPPMQQPQPPPSQALPQQLQQMHHPPPQQPPQNQPLQLPPQSQSLASQGPALPGQMLYAQQQLKLVRTPMVVQPPQVQPQTTVQPPQAAQMVASGVQMITATMVQGGMQVRARFSPSTAVSATPPGALPSGGQPPAQVSQSGLPMLSSPSPGQQVPTPQSMPPPPQPSPQPGQPGSQPNSNVSSGPAPSPSSFLPSPSPQPSQSPVTARTPQNFSVPSPGPLNTPVNPSSVMSPAGSSQAEEQQYLDKLKQLSKYIEPLRRMINKIDKNEDRKKDLSKMKSLLDILTDPSKRCPLKTLQKCEIALEKLKNDMAVPTPPPPPVPPTKQQYLCQPLLDAVLANIRSPVFNHSLYRTFMPPMAAIHGPPITVPAVCTRKRKFEEDERQSIPNVLQGEVARLDPKFLVNLDPSVCSNNGTVHLVCRLDDKDLPSVPPLELSVPADYPAQSPLWVDQQWQYDANPFLQSVHRCMTSRLLQLPDKHSVTALLHTWAQSVHQACLSAA from the exons ATAACAAGAAGTCGCAAGCTTCTGTCAGTG ATCCCATGAATGCGCTGCAGAacctgacaggtgcccccactgcCGGAGCCACTGGGATCAGCATGGCTGCTCGAGGCCCAGGCCAGCCCCTGGGCGGGATGGGAGGCCTGGGCACCATGGGACAGCAACCTCCAGGAACCTCCGGTATCCCTCCCCACGGCATGGCTGTCGTATCCACAGCAGCTCCACAGA CCCAGTTGCAGCTCCAGCAGGTGGCgttacagcagcagcagcagcagttccaggcgcagcagcagcagcagttccAGGCGCAGCAGAACGCCATGCAGCAGCAATTCCACGCTGtggtgcagcagcagcagcagcagctccagcagcagcagcagcagcagcagcacctcaTTAAGCTGCACCATCAGAACCAACAACAG ctccagcagcagcaacagcagctgcAGCGGATGGCACAGTTGCAgttgcagcaacagcagcagcaacagcagcagcaacagcagcaacagcagcaggctctgcagGCCCAGCCTCCCATGCAACAGCCCCCCATGCAACAGCCgcagcccccaccctcccaggcaCTGCCCCAGCAGCTGCAGCAGATGCACCACCCGCCTCCCCAGCAGCCTCCTCAGAACCAGCCCCTGCAGCTGCCACCACAGAGCCAGTCTCTGGCATCCCAGGGGCCAGCCCTGCCGGGACAGATGCTCTATGCCCAGCAGCAGCTGAAGCTG GTCCGAACTCCGATGGTGGTGCAGCCGCCACAGGTGCAGCCCCAGACAACTGTGCAGCCGCCTCAAGCCGCCCAGATGGTCGCTTCCGGAGTCCAG ATGATCACCGCAACCATGGTCCAAGGCGGCATGCAAGTCAGAGCCCGGTTCTCGCCCTCCACCGCTGTGTCGGCCACACCACCAGGCGCCCTTCCCTCGGGTGGACAGCCCCCGGCTCAG GTCAGCCAGAGTGGCCTCCCCATGCTGTCCTCGCCATCACCTGGCCAGCAGGTACCTACTCCACAGTCGATGCCCCCGCCGCCCCAGCCCTCTCCACAGCCTGGTCAGCCGGGCTCCCAGCCCAACTCCAACGTCAG CTCCGGCCCTGCCCCGTCCCCCAGCAGTTTCCTGCCCAGCCCATCCCCTCAGCCTTCGCAGAGTCCTGTCACCGCACGCACCCCTCAGAACTTCAGCGTCCCTTCCCCTGGGCCTCTGAACACCCCAG TGAACCCCAGTTCCGTCATGAGTCCGGCCGGCTCCAGCCAGGCCGAGGAACAGCAGTACCTGGACAAACTGAAGCAGCTTTCCAAGTACATTGAACCGCTGCGGCGCATGATCAACAAGATTGACAAGAACGAAG ACAGAAAAAAGGACCTGAGTAAGATGAAGAGCCTGCTGGACATCCTGACGGACCCCTCCAAGCG gtgcCCCCTGAAGACACTGCAGAAGTGCGAAATCGCCCTGGAGAAGCTCAAGAATGACATGGCCGTG cccaccccaccaccacccccggtgCCGCCGACCAAGCAGCAGTACCTGTGCCAGCCCCTCTTGGACGCCGTGCTGGCCAACATCCGCTCGCCCGTCTTCAACCATTCCCTGTACCGCACGTTCATGCCACCCATGGCAGCCATCCACGGCCCCCCCATCAC GGTCCCCGCGGTGTGTACCCGCAAACGCAAGTTTGAGGAGGATGAGCGGCAGAGCATTCCCAATGTGCTCCAGGGTGAGGTGGCCCGGCTGGACCCCAAGTTCCTGGTGAATCTGGACCCTTCTGTCTGCAGCAACAATGGCACCGTGCACCTGGTGTGCAGGCTGG ACGACAAGGACCTTCCGAGCGTGCCGCCCCTGGAACTCAGTGTCCCCGCCGACTACCCTGCCCAGAGCCCACTCTGGGTAGACCAGCAGTGGCAATACG ACGCCAACCCCTTCCTGCAGTCAGTGCACCGGTGCATGACCTCACGTCTGCTGCAGCTCCCAGACAAGCACTCCGTCACAGCCTTGCTCCACACCTGGGCACAGAGCGTCCACCAGGCCTGCCTCTCAGCCGCCTAG
- the LOC142429635 gene encoding coiled-coil domain-containing protein 74B-like: protein MRGLKEVQAAREDGIVREQKGRPRPQPPERRSWRRCFHDDTAPGLGDCTAVPGSGGGCMSRAGTAAGPRPPSSGVSSTRLSTRARPRLPPPPVSAQHSQQQGLDAAQKRVLDLEKSLQFLQQQHSETLYKLHEEIDHLKRENKDLHYRLIMNQKPPKKGSLSTCSMQSNKSVSNSTLSAISQGKAKSQSSSKRHDSKAEAPQKRSLEEEPPSLNLLHKQGQEAQGQPRDEDSEAYSVGATPGGSSQSKGRPAAFPPSLPPHMRKPTTVQQCEVVIRQLWNANLLQAQELQHLKALLDGSQQSQAALQEPGPSLPKDQEVTQFPKVTAKGLSKKCLILSPGPMDRAVLPALKQSLKSNFTERQKRLQVVQNRRLHRSVL, encoded by the exons ATGAGAGGCCTCAAGGAGGTGCAGGCAGCCAGAGAGGATGGAATTGTGCGTGAGCAGAAAGGCAG gccccgcccccagccaccCGAACGGCGCTCTTGGCGGCGCTGTTTCCATGACGACACAGCTCCTGGCCTGGGCGACTGCACTGCTGTGCCGGGCAGCGGCGGCGGCTGTATGAGCCGGGCAGGGACTGCGGCTGGGCCGCGGCCCCCCAGCTCGGGGGTCTCTAGCACCCGGCTCTCGACGCGCGCCCGCCCGCGCCTGCCCCCGCCCCCGGTCTCAGCGCAGCACAGCCAGCAGCAGGGGCTGGACGCGGCGCAGAAGCGggtcctggacctggagaagagcCTGCAGTTCCTGCAGCAGCAGCACTCGGAGACGCTGTACAAGCTCCACGAGGAGATCGACCACCTGAAGCGGGAGAACaagg ATCTCCACTACAGACTGATTATGAATCAGAAACCACCCAAAAAAG GCAGCTTGTCCACGTGCAGCATGCAGTCCAACAAGTCCGTCTCCAATTCGACTTTGTCGG CCATCTCTCAAGGCAAAGCCAAGAGCCAGTCCAGCTCCAAAAGGCATGATTCCAAAGCCGAAGCCCCCCAGAAGCGCTCCTTGGAGGAGGAACCCCCAAGCCTGAACCTTCTGCACAAGCAGGGGCAGGAGGCCCAGGGCCAGCCCAG AGATGAAGACTCAGAAGCCTATAGTGTGGGAGCCACTCCCGGGGGGAGCAGCCAGTCCAAGGGCCGGCCAGCGGCCTTTCCGCCAAGCCTGCCCCCGCACATGCGCAAGCCCACCACAGTGCAGCAGTGCGAGGTGGTCATCCGCCAGCTGTGGAACGCCAACCTCCTGCAAGCCCAAGAG CTACAGCACCTCAAGGCCCTGCTGGACGGAAGCCAGCAGTCCCAGGCGGCCCTCCAGGAGCCAGGGCCCAGCTTGCCCAA GGACCAAGAGGTCACCCAGTTTCCCAAGGTCACAGCCAAGGGGCTCTCTAAGAAATG CCTGATCCTGAGCCCGGGGCCCATGGACAGAGCTGTCCTGCCTGCCCTGAAGCAAAGCCTCAAGAGCAACTTCACCGAGCGCCAGAAGCGCCTGCAAGTGGTGCAGAACCGGCGCCTGCACCGCTCGGTGCTCTGA
- the MED15 gene encoding mediator of RNA polymerase II transcription subunit 15 isoform X2 gives MRKAGVAHNKSSKDMESHVFLKAKTRDEYLSLVARLIIHFRDIHNKKSQASVSDPMNALQNLTGAPTAGATGISMAARGPGQPLGGMGGLGTMGQQPPGTSGIPPHGMAVVSTAAPQTQLQLQQVALQQQQQQFQAQQQQQFQAQQNAMQQQFHAVVQQQQQQLQQQQQQQQHLIKLHHQNQQQLQQQQQQLQRMAQLQLQQQQQQQQQQQQQQQQALQAQPPMQQPPMQQPQPPPSQALPQQLQQMHHPPPQQPPQNQPLQLPPQSQSLASQGPALPGQMLYAQQQLKLVRTPMVVQPPQVQPQTTVQPPQAAQMVASGVQMITATMVQGGMQVRARFSPSTAVSATPPGALPSGGQPPAQVSQSGLPMLSSPSPGQQVPTPQSMPPPPQPSPQPGQPGSQPNSNVSSGPAPSPSSFLPSPSPQPSQSPVTARTPQNFSVPSPGPLNTPVNPSSVMSPAGSSQAEEQQYLDKLKQLSKYIEPLRRMINKIDKNEDRKKDLSKMKSLLDILTDPSKRCPLKTLQKCEIALEKLKNDMAVPTPPPPPVPPTKQQYLCQPLLDAVLANIRSPVFNHSLYRTFMPPMAAIHGPPITVPAVCTRKRKFEEDERQSIPNVLQGEVARLDPKFLVNLDPSVCSNNGTVHLVCRLDDKDLPSVPPLELSVPADYPAQSPLWVDQQWQYDANPFLQSVHRCMTSRLLQLPDKHSVTALLHTWAQSVHQACLSAA, from the exons ATAACAAGAAGTCGCAAGCTTCTGTCAGTG ATCCCATGAATGCGCTGCAGAacctgacaggtgcccccactgcCGGAGCCACTGGGATCAGCATGGCTGCTCGAGGCCCAGGCCAGCCCCTGGGCGGGATGGGAGGCCTGGGCACCATGGGACAGCAACCTCCAGGAACCTCCGGTATCCCTCCCCACGGCATGGCTGTCGTATCCACAGCAGCTCCACAGA CCCAGTTGCAGCTCCAGCAGGTGGCgttacagcagcagcagcagcagttccaggcgcagcagcagcagcagttccAGGCGCAGCAGAACGCCATGCAGCAGCAATTCCACGCTGtggtgcagcagcagcagcagcagctccagcagcagcagcagcagcagcagcacctcaTTAAGCTGCACCATCAGAACCAACAACAG ctccagcagcagcaacagcagctgcAGCGGATGGCACAGTTGCAgttgcagcaacagcagcagcaacagcagcagcaacagcagcaacagcagcaggctctgcagGCCCAGCCTCCCATGCAACAGCCCCCCATGCAACAGCCgcagcccccaccctcccaggcaCTGCCCCAGCAGCTGCAGCAGATGCACCACCCGCCTCCCCAGCAGCCTCCTCAGAACCAGCCCCTGCAGCTGCCACCACAGAGCCAGTCTCTGGCATCCCAGGGGCCAGCCCTGCCGGGACAGATGCTCTATGCCCAGCAGCAGCTGAAGCTG GTCCGAACTCCGATGGTGGTGCAGCCGCCACAGGTGCAGCCCCAGACAACTGTGCAGCCGCCTCAAGCCGCCCAGATGGTCGCTTCCGGAGTCCAG ATGATCACCGCAACCATGGTCCAAGGCGGCATGCAAGTCAGAGCCCGGTTCTCGCCCTCCACCGCTGTGTCGGCCACACCACCAGGCGCCCTTCCCTCGGGTGGACAGCCCCCGGCTCAG GTCAGCCAGAGTGGCCTCCCCATGCTGTCCTCGCCATCACCTGGCCAGCAGGTACCTACTCCACAGTCGATGCCCCCGCCGCCCCAGCCCTCTCCACAGCCTGGTCAGCCGGGCTCCCAGCCCAACTCCAACGTCAG CTCCGGCCCTGCCCCGTCCCCCAGCAGTTTCCTGCCCAGCCCATCCCCTCAGCCTTCGCAGAGTCCTGTCACCGCACGCACCCCTCAGAACTTCAGCGTCCCTTCCCCTGGGCCTCTGAACACCCCAG TGAACCCCAGTTCCGTCATGAGTCCGGCCGGCTCCAGCCAGGCCGAGGAACAGCAGTACCTGGACAAACTGAAGCAGCTTTCCAAGTACATTGAACCGCTGCGGCGCATGATCAACAAGATTGACAAGAACGAAG ACAGAAAAAAGGACCTGAGTAAGATGAAGAGCCTGCTGGACATCCTGACGGACCCCTCCAAGCG gtgcCCCCTGAAGACACTGCAGAAGTGCGAAATCGCCCTGGAGAAGCTCAAGAATGACATGGCCGTG cccaccccaccaccacccccggtgCCGCCGACCAAGCAGCAGTACCTGTGCCAGCCCCTCTTGGACGCCGTGCTGGCCAACATCCGCTCGCCCGTCTTCAACCATTCCCTGTACCGCACGTTCATGCCACCCATGGCAGCCATCCACGGCCCCCCCATCAC GGTCCCCGCGGTGTGTACCCGCAAACGCAAGTTTGAGGAGGATGAGCGGCAGAGCATTCCCAATGTGCTCCAGGGTGAGGTGGCCCGGCTGGACCCCAAGTTCCTGGTGAATCTGGACCCTTCTGTCTGCAGCAACAATGGCACCGTGCACCTGGTGTGCAGGCTGG ACGACAAGGACCTTCCGAGCGTGCCGCCCCTGGAACTCAGTGTCCCCGCCGACTACCCTGCCCAGAGCCCACTCTGGGTAGACCAGCAGTGGCAATACG ACGCCAACCCCTTCCTGCAGTCAGTGCACCGGTGCATGACCTCACGTCTGCTGCAGCTCCCAGACAAGCACTCCGTCACAGCCTTGCTCCACACCTGGGCACAGAGCGTCCACCAGGCCTGCCTCTCAGCCGCCTAG